From Vigna unguiculata cultivar IT97K-499-35 chromosome 5, ASM411807v1, whole genome shotgun sequence, the proteins below share one genomic window:
- the LOC114184006 gene encoding lactosylceramide 4-alpha-galactosyltransferase-like: protein MFLLHEFFPVAILIAERVPTSNKMFDDRLLKRSKIAIFCLIIFSAIIFIILCDDLIYQDSLHLQVLQARPHRNGEGIRSTRVLTHTPLRSLQQNEGVRKENPGALVAPFNSTEEERIGWFKGKLHEFKILQSDELSRKFHARIVRFFSHECESKFFMTWEYPAGSFAERELLSIKSIFKVHPKACLVILSRTLDSILGCRILKPLLDGRFRVQAMAPDLPFLFKGTSAEAWLNELVKGKKDPGEISLFQNPSNLMRLAVLYKYGGVYLDMDFIVLKPLTVLRNCIGAQSMDSGNKNWTRLNNAVLIFDTNHPLLLRFINEFVLTFNGNKWGHNGPYLVSRVVERLGERPGFNFTILPPLAFYPADWKKIGGLFREPKTRGESKWVQAKLLQLSSESYGVHLWNKESRNLKIEDGSVVARLISDRCNICKYL from the coding sequence ATGTTTCTTTTGCATGAGTTCTTTCCAGTTGCAATTCTCATCGCAGAAAGAGTTCCAACTTCTAACAAAATGTTTGATGACCGACTTCTCAAACGTTCTAAGATAGCTATCTTCTGTCTAATAATTTTCTCagcaataatttttattatcctTTGTGATGATCTTATTTACCAGGATTCTCTACACTTACAAGTGTTGCAAGCTCGACCTCACAGAAATGGAGAGGGTATAAGGTCAACTCGTGTTCTCACACACACCCCTTTACGTTCCTTGCAACAGAACGAAGGAGTCAGAAAAGAAAATCCTGGAGCATTAGTTGCTCCATTTAATTCAACCGAAGAAGAAAGAATTGGTTGGTTTAAAGGGAAGCTTCACGAGTTCAAGATTCTCCAGTCGGATGAATTGAGTAGGAAATTCCATGCTCGGATTGTGAGGTTTTTCAGCCATGAATGCGAGTCTAAATTTTTCATGACTTGGGAGTACCCTGCAGGCTCATTTGCAGAAAGAGAGTTGTTGTCGATAAAGAGTATTTTCAAGGTGCATCCCAAGGCTTGTTTGGTGATTCTATCGAGGACTTTGGACTCCATTCTTGGTTGTAGGATCCTGAAGCCACTTCTTGATGGGAGGTTCAGAGTTCAGGCAATGGCCCCAGACCTGCCATTTCTCTTCAAGGGGACTTCAGCTGAAGCATGGTTGAATGAGTTGGTGAAAGGGAAGAAGGACCCTGGTGAGATTTCTCTGTTTCAGAACCCATCTAACTTGATGAGACTTGCAGTTCTGTACAAATATGGTGGTGTGTACCTAGACATGGATTTTATAGTCTTGAAACCTTTAACTGTGTTGAGGAATTGTATTGGAGCACAAAGCATGGACTCTGGGAATAAGAACTGGACTAGACTTAACAACGCAGTCCTGATATTTGACACCAATCATCCACTTCTTCTCAGATTCATTAACGAATTTGTGTTAACTTTTAATGGGAACAAATGGGGGCATAATGGTCCCTACCTGGTTTCCAGAGTGGTTGAGAGACTGGGGGAAAGGCCAGGCTTCAACTTCACAATCTTGCCTCCTCTGGCCTTTTATCCAGCTGATTGGAAAAAGATTGGTGGTCTCTTCAGGGAGCCCAAAACTAGAGGTGAATCAAAATGGGTTCAAGCCAAACTGCTTCAGCTTAGTAGTGAGAGTTATGGGGTTCATTTATGGAACAAAGAAAGTAGGAATTTGAAGATTGAAGATGGAAGTGTCGTGGCTAGACTCATATCTGATCGGTGTAACATTTGCAAGTATCTCTAG